The DNA sequence CGGCCGGCGTGGCATCGAGGATGTCGAGCAGGCGCGTCATGGACGCCGCGCCGCGCTGGAAGAGGCTGGTGACCCAGCCCAACGCGATCAGCGGCCAGGTGAGGTTCGCGAGATACAGGCCGAACGCCACGAACGCGCCCACGCTGATGGTCCCCGCCACGACCTGCGCGCCGCCGAACCCCAGCACGGCGGCCGCGCCGAGGCCCGCGAAGAACGTGAAGCTCGGACCCATCATCGCATTGAGCCGCACCAGCGCGACGTTCCGTTCGAGGTAGTCGCGCGAGATGTCGTCGAAGCGCCGCTGCTCGGCGTCCTCCTGGCGGTAGGCGCGGATGATGCGGAGGCCCGAGAGGTGCTCCTGCACGAGCGTGGTGAGGTCGCCGAAGCGGGCCTGCACGCGCTCGAAGCGGTCGTGGATCGCCTTGCCAAGTCGCAGTGTGATCAGCGGCAGCACGATCATCGGCGCGAGGGCAATGAGCGTCAGCCGCGGCGAGATGGCGATCATGAACGACAGGGCGAACACGCCGCCGAAGATCGTGTTCGTGAGGTACATGATGGCCGGCCCGACGGCCATGCGCACCGCGCCGATGTCGTTCGTGAGCTTGGCCATCAGCTCGCCCGTGCGCGTGCGCCCGTACCAACCGGGGTCGAGCCGCGCGAGGTGCGCGAACAGGTCCTCGCGCAGGTCGTGTTCGATGATGCGCGAGACGCCGTTGAGGATCTCGCGCATCTGGAACCGGAATACCGCCATCCCCAGGGTAACGCCGACCATCGTGGCGGCGGTCTTGAGGATGTCGCGGAGAGGCGCGCCGGCGGCCATCGCGTCCAGCGCGTGCCGGATCAGCGTCGGCAGCCAGCTGAACATCGCGGTGGAGAGCACCACGCAGAGCAGCCCGTACGCGATGCGCCAGCGGTACGGTTTGACCCAGGGCAAAACCCGCGTGAGCGAGGTCACAGTCCCGCCACGGCGGTTGAGGAACTGCGGTCCAAGCGCGAAGTTCTACCGCAACGCGGGACCCCCACACCAGGAGATGGCATATGCTGAAGAATTCTATCCGGCAGTCCGTATTCGCGCTGGCCGTCGTGGCCGTTGCCGCCTGCGGCGGCGGTGACTCGTCCGAGGCGGCGCGCGAGATCGAGCTCGCGCCCGCGGATTCGGGCGCCGCGCTGAGCGACGCACCGGCGCAGACCGCTGCCCCCGCCGCGCCGACGCCCGCCACACCGGCTCCCGCGCGGTCCACGGCTGCGGCGCGGCCCACGACATCGACCCCGGCCGCGGCGACCGCCCGCACCGGCGCCCTCTCCGCGGGCGCCACGCTCGCGCTGGCCTCGGGTTCGCGCATTTGCACCAACACCCACAAGGTCGGCGATCGCTTCACTGCGACCACCACGGCCGATGTCCAGGCCACGAACGGCGTCACCATCCCAGCCGGCTCTGAGGTCACGCTGGAAGTCGTCGAGTCCGCGCGCGGCCAGAACGGCCGTGACAACGTGAAGCTGGCCTTCAAGCCCGTTTCCATCTCCGTGCGCGGCGCGAGCAGCAACCTCACGGCGGACGTCACGCGCGTTGCGGCGCTGGAGTACGACCGCGTGCAGAGCAATACAACGCAGGCGGGCAAGGTCGCGGCAGGCGCTGCGGTCGGTGCCATCGCCGGCCAGGTCGCAGGCCGCGACACCAAGAGCACGGTGATCGGCGCTGCGGTGGGCGCCGCCGCGGGTGGCGCGGTTGCCGCCGCGACCACCGACTACCATGGCTGCCTTGCAGCCAACGCGGCGCTCACGATCACGCTCACGGAGCAACTGACGGTGCGCGGCTAAGCCCTCCGCCGTCGACGAAGGGGGGAGGCGCCGCGCGGCGCCTCCCCCCTTCGTGCATCAGTACCCGACCGCGCCGCCGCTGCCGCGCGGCTCGTGCACCCCGTGCCACACGCTGCCACTGCGCATGACGGCATTCACGTTCGCAATGCCACCCTGCGCCGTGAGCTCGTGGCCCATCCGTCGCAGGCGCCGTAGCGTGCGGTCGTCGAAGCCCTGCGACTCGTGGCGGATCGCATCCGGCAGCGCCTGGTGATGCATGCGCGGTGCGCGCATCGCCTCGGTGAGCGGCATGCCGAACTCGATCACGTTCAAGATCACCTGCGTGGTGGCCGTGATGATCGTCGGGCCACCCGCGGCGCCCACCACAAGCAGCACGTCGCCCTGCGGATCCAGCACGATCGTCGGTGACATCGCACTCAGCATCCGCTTGCCCGGCTGGATCGCGTTCGCCTCGCCCTGCACGAGGCCGAACATGTTCGGCGTGCCCGGCTGTGCGGCGAAGTCATCCATCTCGTTGTTCAGGAAGAACCCACCGCCGCGCACCCACACCGCGCTGCCATAGCCGCCGTTGATCGTCGTCGTGGTCGCGACGGCATTGCCCCGCGCGTCCACCACCGAATAGTGCGTCGTGTGCTCGGGCTCCGGACCGCTCTCGAACGCCGGTGTCCGTGACGCGCGTCGGCGGCTGATCTGCGACGCCAGCCCCGCCGCGTACTCCTTGCTCACCAGCTGCTCACGCGGCACCGGCACGAAGTCCGGATCCGCCAGCTTCGCGTTGCGGTCCATGAACGAGCGCCGGAACGCCTCGGCCAACAGGTGCACGTATTCGGGGCTGCCGAATGGCGGCAGCGGGGCGAAGCGCTCGAGGATGTTGAAGGTCTCACTCATCGTGATGCCGCCCGAACTCGCCGGTGGCATCGTGATCAGCGTATGGCCGCGGTACGTGGTGAGGATCGGCTCGCGCCACTTGGGCTCGTAGCGCCGCAAGTCCTCGCGCGTGATGATGCCGCCGCCCTGCCGCATCTCTTCGACCAGCGCTTCGCCCACCGGTCCGTCGTAGAACGCCTTCGGCCCCTGCTCGGCGATCAGCTGCAGCGACCGCGCGAGCTCCGGCTGCCGCAGCGTGCTGCCCGGCGCCGGGGGCGCACCGTTCGGATAGAACGTCGCGCAACCGGCGAACTCGCAGAGCCGCCGCTGCGCGCCGCGCAGCGAGAGGAACAGCGCGCTGTCCACCGGGAAGCCATCGCGCGCGAGCCGGATCGCCGGCGCCATCACCTCGGCCAGCGACTTCGTGCCGTAGCGCTCCAACGCCGCCGCCATGCCCGCCACCGCGCCGGGCACGCCGCTCGCGAGATGGCCCGTGAGGCGACGGTCGGTGAGCTTGCCCGTGCTGTCCACGTACATGTCACGCGTCGCCGCCAGCGGCGCGACCTCGCGGTAGTCCAGCGCCGCCGTGCGCCCGTCGGCCATGCGGATGGTCATGAAGCCGCCGCCGCCGATGTTCCCGGCAAACGGATAGGTCACCGCGAGCGCGAAGCCCACGGCGACCGCGGCGTCGACCGCGTTGCCGCCCGCGCGCATGATCTCCGCCCCCGCGGCGCTCGCCAAGTCGCTGTTGCTCGAGACCATCGCGTTGGCCCCCGTGACCGGCTCCCGCAGTTCGGGAAAGCGCCAGCCACCCGCATACGTGCCGCTCAGTCGCGCGTCGGTGCCGGCGCTCGGTTGGCGGCAGGCGGTCAGCGCGACCGCGAGAAGGGTCAGGCTCCACAGCGTGCGACGCATCACCGTTCGACTCCCGTGGCCCGCCAGCGCAGGCCGATCCGTGTGGTATACTGCTCCTGCGACCGACGGGCGCCGACCGGCAGACCCTCGCGCGATCCGATGGCCGTCGTGTAGTCCTGCATCAGTTGCAGCGCGAACCGCTCACCGAGCGGCATCACGAACCCGTAGCTGATGGCAATCGCGAACGCGTTCTGCGCCTTGGCCTCGGCGTCGCTGAGCGCATCCGTTCCGGAGTAGTTCGCCCATTGCGAGAGCCCCACGCCGATCTCGAACAGCTGCCCGAAGCTGCGCGGCTCGGGCGAGCGGAACGTCGCCAGGACCTGTCGGAGTTGGATGTCCCCGCGCGAACTCGTGCTGTTGCCGCGCTGGATCGGCACCGAGGCCAACGTGCCGCTCACGCCGATCGCGCCGGACTTGAGCCCGACGTCCACGCCCGCGCGGTACTGCCAGGTGTCGCCGAGGAACCAGTTCACGCCGCTGATGCCGTCGAAGCGGTTCTGCGCGATGAAGTAGCCGCCCGAGGCGTGCACGCTCACCGGCATGCGGCGCGCGTCGGCCATCGGCACCTTGATGAGCTGGGCCGTCGCGCCGTGCAACGGGAGGGCCATCGCCGCGGCGAGCAGCCCAAGGATCGCGGCGGGAACCCCACGCCGTCGGGTGCGAGTCGGAGTCACGACAAGTAACTTACGCCAATGCTTGACCCGCGCGTAACCGAGCGCCGCAACCCGCGCAGCGCCGACGTCGACCTCGCGACTCCGCTGGAGATCGTGGACCTGATGAACGCCGAGGATCGCACGGTCGCCGACGCCGTCGCGACGCAGCGCGAACCCATCGCCGCGACCATCGCTCTCGTCGAGCGCGCGTTCCGTGACGGCCATCGCCTATTCTACGTCGGCGCGGGGACCTCCGGCCGCCTCGGCGTGCTCGACGCCGCCGAGTGCCCGCCGACCTTCGGCAGCGATCCGCAGATGGTGCAGGGCATCATCGCCGGCGGCACGGCGGCGCTCACGCGGGCGCAGGAAGGCGCCGAGGACCGTCCCGACGGCGCACGCGAGGATCTCACGGCCGCGGGGGTGCGCGCGGGTGACGTCGTCGTCGGCATCGCCGCCAGCGGCACCACGCCGTACGTGCGCGCGGCGCTCGCGCATGCCAAGTCGATCGGCGCGCGCGCGGTCATCCTCGCCTGCTCGCCGCCGCCGGCCGAGCTGCTCGCCAGCGTCGATGTCGCCATCCTGCCGATAACCGGTCCGGAGGTCGTCACGGGCTCGACGCGGCTCAAGGCCGGGACAGCCACGAAGCTGGTGCTCAACACCATCACCACCGGCGCCATGGTCCGGCTCGGCAAGACCTATGGCAACCTCATGGTCGACCTGCGCGCCACGAACGACAAGCTGCGCGACCGCGCGGAGCGCCTCGTCATCGGCACCTGCGGCGTCGAGCGCGACGAGGCCCGCCGGCTGCTCCAACGCGCCGACGGCCATGTGAAGCTCGCCATCGTCATGCGCAAGCTCGGCCTCGACGCCGACGCTGCGCGCGCGCGGCTCGACGCGGCCGGCGGTGTGATCCGCCGCGTCATCGCCGAGGCCCCGCCACCGGTGGAGCGCGCGTGAGCGACGTGCTCGTTGGCCTCATGTCGGGCACCTCGCTCGACGGCATCACGGCCGTCGTCGTGCGGTTCGTCGAGGCGGAGAACGGCGCGGTCACGCCGGAGCTGTTGGCGCACGTCGAGCGTCCGTACGCGGCCGGCCAGCGTGCCCGCCTCGCCGCGGCGATGCAAGGCGCCTCGGCGGCGGAATACACGCGGCTCGATTTCGCGCTCGGGGGGTGGCTCGCTGACGCCGCGACTGCGGCCATTGCCGAGGCTGGCGTGGCGCGCGGCGACATCCGCGCCGTCGCGTCGCACGGACACACCGTGTGGCACCTCGGCAGCCAGGGCACCTGGCAGTTCGGGCAACCCGCGGTGATCGCCGAGCGCACGGGGCTCGACACCATCGCCGACTTCCGCGTGCGCGACGTCGCGGCCGGTGGCGAAGGCGCTCCGCTCGTGCCGATCGCCGACGCGCTGCTGTTCTCGCGGCCCGATGCGTGGCGCCTCCTCCAGAACCTCGGTGGCATCGGAAACGTCACCGTCCTGCCACCGCTCAGCGGCCCCGACGCCGATCTCACCGCCGTGCGCGCCTTCGACACCGGACCCGGCGTGTGCATCGTCGACGGCGCGGTTCGCCTGCTGCGCCCCGGCCTGGCCTTCGATCGCGACGGCGTACTGGCGCTCCAAGGGCGCGCCATCGAGCCGGTCATCGAGGAGCTGCTGCGCGACCCATGGTACGCCGCGCCGCCGCCCAAGAGCACGGGCCGCGAGCGGTATACGGCGGCGTTCATCGGGGACTTCGTGGCGCGCTGCCGCGCCGCGCGCGCCGGCTGCAGCGACGAGGACGTGGTCGCCACCGCCGTCTGGTTCACCGCACGCAGCATCGCGCTCGCCGTGCAGCGCTTCGTGCCGCAGGACGTGGGCGACGTGCTGCTGTCCGGCGGCGGTGCCCGCAACCCGGCCCTGCGCGAGGCCATCGCGATGACGCTGTCGCCTCGCCTCGTGCGGCCGTTCGGCGAGCTGTATTTCGACGGCGACGCCAAGGAGGCGGTGGCCTTCGCCTTCCTCGGCTGGCTGCACCTCCGACGGCGCGCCGGGAACGTGCGCGGCGCAACGGGCGCTCGCGGTCCGCGCGTGCTTGGCGCGCTGTATCCCGCCTGATGCATCCGTTCGGCGCGTTGCTCATCCCCGAGCTGCGCTGGGATCGCGATCACGGCTTCTCGCACCAGCAAGGGCTGATCGACGACGCGCTGGAGCTCGGCGTCGGCGGTTTCGTCATTGCCAACGGGCCCAAGGAGCGCGTCGCGGAGCTGGCGGCGTCGCTGCAGCAGGCGTCGCCGCATCCGCTGCTGATCGCCGCGAACGCGGAGCGTGGTGCAGCCTCTGCGCTGGAGGGCGGCACGGGCCTGCCGCCCTTCGCCGCACTGGGCGCGCTCCGCGACGAGGATGTGCTGCGCCGCGCCGCACGCCTCACCGCGCGAGAGCTGCGCACGGCGGGCGTCACCTGGGCGCTCGCCCCCTGTGCGGATCTTGCGGTCGAACCGGCCAATCCGTTCATCGGCGCGCGCGCGCTGCACCACGATGCGCAGCGAGTCGCCGAGTGGGTGGTCGCATGGATCGACGCGGCCCAAGCCGAGGGCGTGCTGGCGACGGCGATGCACCTGCCGGGCGAAGGTCGCGCACGCAGCGATCCGGCCGTCGGCCCCAGCGCGATCGACGCGCCTGGCGCCGGGTTGTGGGGCACGGATCTCGTGCCGTTCCGCGCGGCGGTGGATGCCGGCGTGGCAACGGTTCTCGCCTCGGCGGTGTCGTATCCTCGACTGGATACGACAGGAGCGGAGGCCGCGTGTTCGCGCGTCATCCTCCGGGAGCTGATGCGCGATGAACTGCAGTTCGAGGGCCTGTTGGTGGCGCCGCCGCCGAGCACGGCGGCGCTGCGCGTGCGCGGCGACGAAGGCGAGGTCGCCGCGGCGATGCTCGCCGCGGGTTGCGACCTGCTGCTGGCCCCGCATGATGTAGTCGGCGTGCACGAGGCGATCGAGCGCGCGCTCGACGCCGGTCGTCTCGAGTGGGAGGCACTCGACGCCAGTGCGCGGCGGCGTGCCTTCTGGGCCGCCTGGGGCCGTGGCGGTGTGCTGCGCGAGCCCACGCTGGACGAGGTGCTCTGGGCGCGCCAGGTGAGCGATACGGTCGTGCACGCCCCCCGGGGTGTCTTCGCGAACGTTGGGCCGGTGGTGGACGTCATACTGGTAGACGACGATGCGCCGTCGTCGCGTGCGGACATCGCGGCCTTCGCGCCGTTCCTCGCGACGTTGCAGGCGGTTGGGCTCGGACCGCGCGTGGTGGACGGCCCCACCGACGAAGGACGCGGTGCCGTGTGCCTCGCGGTCCGGGGCGCACCGGCACCCGGGCGCGGACGTGCGGGGTATCACACGGCGACGCGCGCGCGCGTCGCCGAGCTGGTGCAGCAGGCACGCGCCGCGCGACGCTCGGTGGTCGCGGTGCTGTTCGGGCCGCCGGCGCTCGCGGAGGAACTGCCGGAGGTCCCGAACGTGATTTGCGCCTGGAGTGCCGACCGGGCGATGCAGGAAGCTGCCGCACGACGACTGGCCTGACGTGGTCGCAGAACCTCGCGGCTCGCTGCACCCGTAGATACACTATCCTGTACCCGCCCGCTCACACCGTGTCCGAATTCACCGCCCAGCTGCAAGCCGCCCTCGCCCCGAGCTACACGCTCGAGCGGGAGCTCACGGGCGGCGGTATGAGCCGCGTGTTCGTGGCCACGGATACCACGCTGGGGCGCAAGGTCGTCATCAAGGTCCTGCCGCCGGAGCTCGCCGCCGGCGTCAACCACGAGCGCTTCCGCCGCGAGATCCAGGTCGCGGCGCAGCTGCAGCATCCGCACATCGTGCCGCTGCTGAGCGCCGGTGAGCAGCATACGCTCATCTGGTACACGATGCCGTACATCCACGGCCTGTCGCTGCGCGAGGCGCTCGCCCGCGGCGACCGCTTTTCCGTGCGCGAGGTCGTGCGCATCCTGCACGAGGTGGCCGAGGCGCTTGAATATGCGCATGGCATGGGCGTGATCCATCGCGACATCAAGCCGGGCAACGTGCTCATGCAGGGGAGCCACGCGCTGGTCACCGATTTCGGCGTGAGCAAAGCCATCTCGGCGGCCATGCCGCAGTCCGGCTACACCAGCGCCGGCATGGCCATCGGGACGCCGGCGTACATGGCGCCGGAACAGATCGCCGCGGATCCTGCGGCCGATCATCGCATGGATCTCTACGCGCTCGGGCTGCTCGGCTATGAGCTGCTCACGGGCAAGGTGCCGTTCAAGGAAGCCTCGCCGCAGCAGACGATGGCCGCCCAGCTGACCCGCGAGCCGGAACCGGTCGAGCGCTCGCGGCCGGACGTGCCGGTCGCGCTGCGCGCACTGCTCTCGCGCCTCCTGCAGAAGGCGCCCTCGGACCGGCCGGCCAGTGCGTCAGAGGTCGTCGCCGCCCTCGATGCCATGGGCAGTGGCTCCGGCGAAACGCTGGCCATGCCGCCCATGGCGCCCAGCCGGGGCCGTCTGGTCGCCATCGCGACGGCCGGCGTGCTGCTGGTCGCGTCGGCCTGGTTGGCCGGCCAGCGCCGCGGCGAGGCCGTGGTGAGCTCGCAGATGCGCGATTCGATCGCACTGGCGGAGTCGCTGCAAGCCGTCGCCCCCGCCGCGACCATGCTCTCTCGCGAGGACTCCGTGGCGATTGCCGCCGCGGTGACGCAGCGCATCGCCGAGCGGCCGCAAGTGGCGCCCGCCGAGCGACGGGATAGCGTGTCGCTCACGCTGCTCGCGGATTCCATCCGCCGCGAGATCCAGCGCGTGGTGTTGGACTCGCTGATGCGCGGCATGCGCGTGCCGACCCTGCGATCCGCCGACGCCGCGGCGATGGCGGCCGAGGCGGAGGTGATGGCCCGGGAGGCCGCAGCGGTCCGCGGGTCGGCGCCTCCGGTCCGCCGGGTGGTCGTCGCGCCACCGCGGCCGTCGCGCGGGCGCCCCGACCTCAACGTCGCCGCGGACGTGCTCGTGGATTCCCTCAACGCCGGCTTCGCGCGCAATCCGCGCTTCGCCGTCGTGCCGCACGATTCCGTCGAGGCGGCGTTGCAGCGCTCGCGCACCGTCGATGCCGTACGCGAGGCCCTCGACGCCGACATCATCATCTCGCTCTCGTTTATTCCCACACCGGACGATTCCATCACGCGGTTGCTGCAGGTGCGCGACCTCGGCGTCGCCGACGGACGGAGCGAGATCCGCATCATTCCGTCGCGCGTACCGCAGACGGATCCGACGCGCGGTGCCGCTGAGGTCTCTCGCGACGTGCAGCGCACCTTGTTCGAGATGGAACGCGCGGCGCGTCAGCGCCCTGGCCCCGCGGGCACGCGGGTGCGCGTGATCGACGGCATCAGCGCGCCGCCGGCACCGCCCCGTACGCCGAACGTGCCTTAGCGCAGGACCGCGCGCGCGTCCGTGGGCAGTTGCGCCGCGAGGCGCGACGCCGGCACGGCGTAGACAATGCGACCACCGCTCTCCGTGGCGCCGCCGTAGATGACGCCGACGACGATGCCGCGGCGGTCGAAGACCGGCGATCCGCTCGATCCCTGCGCCGCAAACGCGTCGAGCTGCACCGTCTCCGGCACGCGCTTGCTCACCGTGCCCACGCTGAGCGTCGCCGAGGGCGTCAAGGTGTTGATGCTTCCGCTCATGCCCGCGGTGCCCGTGCCCAGCGGATACCCGAGGATCGCCACCGGGCGGCCCACGCCGGTGGTCGCATCGTCGCGCGCGACGCCGTTCACCACCGGATACGTGCCGGCCGTCGAGAGACGCAGGAACGCCAGTTCGTCGCTCTCGCTCACCAGCTCGATGCTCGCGCGCTTCCACTGCCCAGTCGTGCCGTCGAACGCGACGGCGATGCGCTGCGCGCGCGTGCCATCGGGGCGCTGCACCACGTGGCGGTTGGTCACGATCAACCCGCTGGGCAGCACGTTGAAGCCCGTGCCGGTAGCCTTGGACGAATCGGGGAACTCGACGACCAGGAAGACGATCGCCCGCTGGTTCGCATCGGCGATGGCCGCGTAGTCCATGCCCGCCAGCGACGCGGTGCGCGTCTGCGACTCGCGCACCGCCGCCGCGGCCGCCGAGAGATCGCCGCCGCGCGCCTGCTGTTCGCGCAACTCGCGCGAGAGCCGCTCCGACTCCGCGCGCGCCGCCGCCAAGGACGCATCGGCGATGCCCGTCTCGCCGAGCCGCGCCTCGAGGGCTCGCGAGAGCGAGTCGTTGGCCGCGACGAGGGACGCGAGCTGCGCCCGCGTCTCCGCGGCGCTCTTCCGCGTCACCCATACGGCGACGAGCGCGCCGGCGATCACCACCACCGCCAGCCCCGCCACAATGCGCTTGAGCGCGCCCGTCTGCTGCTCGACGGCGATCGCCACACGCTCCGTCGTGTTCAGGCGCGGCGCGCTCGGCGCCGCGGCGGCGGTCGGCATGCCGCGCGACGGCGAGACGCTCGGTTGCTCGCCCACGATGCGGAACTCCGCCTGCGGACCGTCGGCCCCGAAGGTGACCACGTCGCCGTCGGCCAGCGCGCGCTCTCCGGAGACGGCCTGGCCGTTCACGAACGTGCCGTTGGTCGACCCGAGGTCCACCAGCACGTGGCGATCGCCGACGATGCGCAGCTCCGCATGCCGCGACGAGACATCGAGGTCGCGTTCGGCGTCGAAGCGCAGGTCGTTGATGGGGTGCCGCCCGATGGCGACGATGGACTTCTCGAAGCGCTCGCGCGCGCCGGCGCGCGCGCCTTTGGTGATGCGGAACTCGACGGCCATCAGCCGCGGCGCCACCACATGAACAGCGCGACGAAGGCGACGAGGAATGCGAGGGCGCCGAAGTAGATGCGCAGCGTGTTCGCCGGGATGCGGCCGCCGGGTGGCGGCGGTTCCGGCAGCTTCGCGCGCACGGTCGGCGGCGCGATCTCCGCCGTCGGGCCGCGGCCGGCGCTCCCGACCGCCACCTTGGGCGGCGCGAGAGTCTCCGCCTCCACCGTCGGCGCTTCGGCGGGGGCGTCGTCGTCATCGGCCAGCGCACTGAGCTGCGGGATCGAGCTGCGGTCGAGCGGTACCGTGGGACGCTCCTGCGAGCCGCGGTACACGCGGTGCGCGAGCGACTCCGCGCCCGCGTCCGGCAGCCCCTCGCCTTCGAATCGCGCCGCCACCACCGTGATGTTGTCCGGGCCGCCGGCCTCGTTGGCGAGGTCGATGAGGCGCTTGCAGACGTTCACCAGATCCGGCTCGCTCTTCACGACGTCGGCGATCTCGTTGGCGCGCACTTGGCCGGAGAGGCCGTCCGAGCAGAGAATCAGCACGTCGCCGCGCTTCACTTGCTGCGACGTGAGGTCCACCTTGATCTTCGCTTCGGGGCCCAGCGCCTGCAGGATGATGTTGCGCCGCTCGCTGACCTCGGCTTCTTCCGGCGTCAGCTCGCCCGCCTCGATCAGCTTCTGCATCAGCGACTGGTCCTTCGTGATCTGGATCGCCTGGCCGTCGCGCACGATGTAGCCGCGCGAGTCGCCGACCTGGCAGAGGTAGAGCGTGTCGGCCAGCAGACCGGCGATGGTCGCCGTGGTGCCCATGCCGCGATTCTCGGGATGCGCCGCGGCGTATCCGTGGATCTTCGCGTTCGCGGTCTCGGTGGAGGCCTTGAGCGCATGCGCGAAGGTCTCGGAGTCGGTGGACTGCGACTGGCGCCAGCGCGCGTCGAGTTCGGCCAGGATGGTCTCCACCGCCATCTGGCTCGCGACTTCACCCGCGGCGGCCCCGCCCATGCCGTCGGCCACCATGAACAGCGACCCGCGCTCGCCGCAGACGTGGGTGCGGACCTCGGGCTGCAGGGTCGCGTTGAACGCCGTCAGGTCGGCGACGGCGAACGTGTCCTCGTTGTGCTCGCGCGTGCGGCCCACGTCCGTACGTCCGAAGACGTGGACGATGACCTTGCCGTTGGGAGTCGGAGAGCCCGTCACGAGACGCGGGTGCGAGGTGAAGTGGAACGCGGCTGGAAAAACTTACGGGGCACCTGCGAGGGGCGCGAGGTTGCTGCGACCCGAACGGTGGTGATGTGCGTCACTGGCAGTTGGTACTCTTGATTTCCGCAGCCGCCTTCGCCGTCCCGTCGTTCGGCGGGAATGCTCTGATTACTGAGTCAGCGTATGCACAGCCGCGATCGAGATCGTACAGGCCGTACGCGAGCATCTGCACCACGTACCACTGCCCGAGGTCGACTCCGGTCAGGTTCGCGCGGAGGGGTGCAGACTCCCGCGCGATACGCATGCCGTCGGCTTCGGTGACCTCT is a window from the Pseudogemmatithrix spongiicola genome containing:
- a CDS encoding ABC transporter ATP-binding protein; translated protein: MPWVKPYRWRIAYGLLCVVLSTAMFSWLPTLIRHALDAMAAGAPLRDILKTAATMVGVTLGMAVFRFQMREILNGVSRIIEHDLREDLFAHLARLDPGWYGRTRTGELMAKLTNDIGAVRMAVGPAIMYLTNTIFGGVFALSFMIAISPRLTLIALAPMIVLPLITLRLGKAIHDRFERVQARFGDLTTLVQEHLSGLRIIRAYRQEDAEQRRFDDISRDYLERNVALVRLNAMMGPSFTFFAGLGAAAVLGFGGAQVVAGTISVGAFVAFGLYLANLTWPLIALGWVTSLFQRGAASMTRLLDILDATPAVADPAPPRVAVPLPPTSGGRGITLEHVRFAYPAREGETPREVLQDISVTVPPGATLGIVGATGSGKSTLLELIPRLADVTGGRVLIDGVDVRDIPLAVLRQEIGFVPQESLLFSETLATNLGYGSENPDDARWASEVAQLRETIEGFPGGWDTMLGERGINLSGGQKQRASLARALARRPSVVILDDALSAVDTHTEAAILRELRHALAGRTAIIASHRITAIRDANWILVLDEGRVAEQGTHDELLRRQGRYWTLLRRQQLEDEIEGDPAGRPEEPALRSG
- a CDS encoding anhydro-N-acetylmuramic acid kinase; the encoded protein is MSDVLVGLMSGTSLDGITAVVVRFVEAENGAVTPELLAHVERPYAAGQRARLAAAMQGASAAEYTRLDFALGGWLADAATAAIAEAGVARGDIRAVASHGHTVWHLGSQGTWQFGQPAVIAERTGLDTIADFRVRDVAAGGEGAPLVPIADALLFSRPDAWRLLQNLGGIGNVTVLPPLSGPDADLTAVRAFDTGPGVCIVDGAVRLLRPGLAFDRDGVLALQGRAIEPVIEELLRDPWYAAPPPKSTGRERYTAAFIGDFVARCRAARAGCSDEDVVATAVWFTARSIALAVQRFVPQDVGDVLLSGGGARNPALREAIAMTLSPRLVRPFGELYFDGDAKEAVAFAFLGWLHLRRRAGNVRGATGARGPRVLGALYPA
- the ggt gene encoding gamma-glutamyltransferase, with translation MRRTLWSLTLLAVALTACRQPSAGTDARLSGTYAGGWRFPELREPVTGANAMVSSNSDLASAAGAEIMRAGGNAVDAAVAVGFALAVTYPFAGNIGGGGFMTIRMADGRTAALDYREVAPLAATRDMYVDSTGKLTDRRLTGHLASGVPGAVAGMAAALERYGTKSLAEVMAPAIRLARDGFPVDSALFLSLRGAQRRLCEFAGCATFYPNGAPPAPGSTLRQPELARSLQLIAEQGPKAFYDGPVGEALVEEMRQGGGIITREDLRRYEPKWREPILTTYRGHTLITMPPASSGGITMSETFNILERFAPLPPFGSPEYVHLLAEAFRRSFMDRNAKLADPDFVPVPREQLVSKEYAAGLASQISRRRASRTPAFESGPEPEHTTHYSVVDARGNAVATTTTINGGYGSAVWVRGGGFFLNNEMDDFAAQPGTPNMFGLVQGEANAIQPGKRMLSAMSPTIVLDPQGDVLLVVGAAGGPTIITATTQVILNVIEFGMPLTEAMRAPRMHHQALPDAIRHESQGFDDRTLRRLRRMGHELTAQGGIANVNAVMRSGSVWHGVHEPRGSGGAVGY
- a CDS encoding serine/threonine-protein kinase, with translation MSEFTAQLQAALAPSYTLERELTGGGMSRVFVATDTTLGRKVVIKVLPPELAAGVNHERFRREIQVAAQLQHPHIVPLLSAGEQHTLIWYTMPYIHGLSLREALARGDRFSVREVVRILHEVAEALEYAHGMGVIHRDIKPGNVLMQGSHALVTDFGVSKAISAAMPQSGYTSAGMAIGTPAYMAPEQIAADPAADHRMDLYALGLLGYELLTGKVPFKEASPQQTMAAQLTREPEPVERSRPDVPVALRALLSRLLQKAPSDRPASASEVVAALDAMGSGSGETLAMPPMAPSRGRLVAIATAGVLLVASAWLAGQRRGEAVVSSQMRDSIALAESLQAVAPAATMLSREDSVAIAAAVTQRIAERPQVAPAERRDSVSLTLLADSIRREIQRVVLDSLMRGMRVPTLRSADAAAMAAEAEVMAREAAAVRGSAPPVRRVVVAPPRPSRGRPDLNVAADVLVDSLNAGFARNPRFAVVPHDSVEAALQRSRTVDAVREALDADIIISLSFIPTPDDSITRLLQVRDLGVADGRSEIRIIPSRVPQTDPTRGAAEVSRDVQRTLFEMERAARQRPGPAGTRVRVIDGISAPPAPPRTPNVP
- the murQ gene encoding N-acetylmuramic acid 6-phosphate etherase gives rise to the protein MLDPRVTERRNPRSADVDLATPLEIVDLMNAEDRTVADAVATQREPIAATIALVERAFRDGHRLFYVGAGTSGRLGVLDAAECPPTFGSDPQMVQGIIAGGTAALTRAQEGAEDRPDGAREDLTAAGVRAGDVVVGIAASGTTPYVRAALAHAKSIGARAVILACSPPPAELLASVDVAILPITGPEVVTGSTRLKAGTATKLVLNTITTGAMVRLGKTYGNLMVDLRATNDKLRDRAERLVIGTCGVERDEARRLLQRADGHVKLAIVMRKLGLDADAARARLDAAGGVIRRVIAEAPPPVERA
- a CDS encoding glycoside hydrolase family 3 N-terminal domain-containing protein, translated to MHPFGALLIPELRWDRDHGFSHQQGLIDDALELGVGGFVIANGPKERVAELAASLQQASPHPLLIAANAERGAASALEGGTGLPPFAALGALRDEDVLRRAARLTARELRTAGVTWALAPCADLAVEPANPFIGARALHHDAQRVAEWVVAWIDAAQAEGVLATAMHLPGEGRARSDPAVGPSAIDAPGAGLWGTDLVPFRAAVDAGVATVLASAVSYPRLDTTGAEAACSRVILRELMRDELQFEGLLVAPPPSTAALRVRGDEGEVAAAMLAAGCDLLLAPHDVVGVHEAIERALDAGRLEWEALDASARRRAFWAAWGRGGVLREPTLDEVLWARQVSDTVVHAPRGVFANVGPVVDVILVDDDAPSSRADIAAFAPFLATLQAVGLGPRVVDGPTDEGRGAVCLAVRGAPAPGRGRAGYHTATRARVAELVQQARAARRSVVAVLFGPPALAEELPEVPNVICAWSADRAMQEAAARRLA